The following are encoded in a window of Arthrobacter woluwensis genomic DNA:
- a CDS encoding glycosyltransferase family 4 protein translates to MSQTRPLLRRTPVEGFGAPVDFVPLSRVDPGNQRRRIPHSIRLLLPILLVMLRTSTRRSSIHTHRLEASLVTRLFPARRHVYFVHTNTESAIAAHGDSFWKKAPGLYRFLEKRVLAAADLTLVFNRASSELYQSLGYPAQRVRTWFNESLYYPRAADDQSADSPTAVWVGRFESPKDPVLAVDVFSELARRASEEGPEWKAIMVGDGTLRPDVDARIEELGLKDHIRLVGAQPRSEVGTLMRNADVLLMTSHFEGSPIVMYEGLASGIPVVATSEADPDQVLTDEIGRIIQGRNPADIAKAAEAVLSCDRTTIARAVEDRSSGRALDHLWKTVNGDD, encoded by the coding sequence GTGAGCCAGACCAGGCCGCTCCTCCGCCGCACCCCGGTGGAGGGGTTCGGGGCGCCGGTCGACTTCGTCCCGCTCTCCCGCGTGGACCCGGGAAATCAGCGACGGCGGATCCCCCATTCGATCCGGCTCCTCCTGCCGATCCTGCTCGTGATGCTCCGCACCTCCACCCGGCGCAGCTCCATCCACACCCACCGTCTGGAAGCGTCGCTCGTCACCCGCCTCTTCCCGGCCCGGCGGCATGTCTACTTCGTGCACACCAACACGGAATCGGCGATCGCCGCGCACGGTGACAGCTTCTGGAAGAAGGCTCCCGGCCTCTACCGGTTCCTGGAAAAGCGGGTGCTCGCCGCTGCGGACCTCACCCTGGTGTTCAACCGTGCCTCGTCGGAGCTGTATCAATCGCTCGGTTATCCCGCTCAGCGGGTCCGCACGTGGTTCAACGAATCGCTGTATTACCCGCGTGCTGCGGATGATCAGTCAGCGGACTCCCCCACGGCGGTCTGGGTGGGACGGTTCGAGTCGCCGAAGGATCCTGTTCTCGCCGTCGATGTCTTTTCCGAATTGGCGCGCCGCGCCTCCGAGGAGGGCCCGGAATGGAAAGCGATCATGGTCGGGGACGGAACGCTCCGTCCCGACGTCGACGCGAGAATCGAAGAACTGGGCCTGAAAGACCACATCCGGCTCGTCGGCGCACAGCCGCGCTCCGAAGTGGGGACGCTCATGCGGAATGCGGATGTCCTCCTCATGACATCCCATTTCGAGGGATCGCCGATTGTCATGTACGAAGGCCTTGCCAGCGGAATTCCCGTCGTCGCCACGTCCGAAGCCGATCCGGATCAAGTGCTGACGGACGAAATCGGTAGAATCATTCAGGGGCGCAATCCAGCAGACATCGCGAAAGCAGCGGAGGCGGTTTTGTCCTGCGATCGCACGACGATCGCCCGCGCCGTTGAAGATCGTTCTTCGGGCCGCGCTCTTGATCATCTCTGGAAAACCGTGAATGGAGACGACTGA
- the pcrA gene encoding DNA helicase PcrA, which produces MDMLFDPYASTPAPPASRGEGTAGGRVNGAPGGGAAPQDREGFRTPSAESLTEGLNPQQHAAVVHSGSPLLIVAGAGSGKTRVLTHRIAYLLATGRAHHGEILAITFTNKAAAEMRERIENLIGPRAKSMWISTFHSSCVRILRREAANVGLNSNFSIYDSADSLRLITLVAKNLDLDPKRFAPKAIAHKISALKNELIDAEEFSSTASENNPMDRAVADVYLGYTQRLRQANAMDFDDLIAQVVYMFRAFPALAESYRRRFRHVLVDEYQDTNHAQYALVKEIVGVGDGGPVPPSELTVVGDSDQSIYAFRGADIRNIVEFEKDYPDAEVIKLEQNYRSTQNILSAANAVISRNPDRQEKRLWTASGDGPKIIGYVGENEHEEAAFIAREIDRLQDAEGLRPGDVAVFYRTNAQSRSLEDVLVRMGLPYKVVGGTRFYERKEIKDALAYLRVLVNPDDDVNLRRVLNEPKRGIGDRAEAAVASLAERERISFMAAARRADEAPAMATRSVNAVLGFVKLMDDLAEVASGSGAVAALEAVLEQTGYLAALRLSTDPQDESRVENLAELVAVIREFQNENPDGTLGDFLEQVSLVADADQIPDTPGDVDEAVAEARRLGVVTLMTLHTAKGLEFPVVFLTGMEHGIFPHARSATDPKELAEERRLAYVGLTRARQRLYVTRSEVRSLWGQSQYNPASQFLDEIPGELIQWEREGTARPVNPGWANDGIGSSRYGGSYWGAGTSRNARGAAASSTAGFDADVPASVVRGRVQPQKEVISVSPGDRVNHNAFGEGVVLSVEGAGDKSVAKVRFPVGEKRLLLRYAPVTKVDG; this is translated from the coding sequence ATGGACATGCTCTTCGATCCCTATGCCAGCACGCCCGCACCACCTGCCTCTCGCGGAGAGGGCACGGCAGGAGGGCGGGTGAACGGCGCTCCGGGGGGCGGCGCGGCCCCGCAGGATCGCGAAGGATTCCGCACGCCCTCGGCCGAATCGCTGACCGAAGGCCTCAATCCTCAGCAGCACGCCGCCGTCGTGCATTCCGGCAGTCCGCTGCTGATCGTCGCGGGCGCCGGCTCCGGCAAGACGCGCGTCCTGACCCATCGCATCGCGTACCTGCTGGCCACCGGGCGGGCGCATCATGGCGAGATCCTGGCGATCACCTTCACCAACAAGGCGGCCGCCGAGATGCGGGAACGCATCGAGAACCTGATCGGCCCCCGGGCCAAGAGCATGTGGATCTCCACCTTCCATTCCTCCTGTGTGCGCATCCTGCGACGGGAGGCCGCGAATGTAGGTCTGAACTCGAATTTCTCCATTTATGACTCTGCGGATTCGCTGCGTCTGATCACCTTGGTCGCCAAGAATCTCGACCTCGATCCCAAACGCTTCGCCCCGAAGGCGATCGCGCACAAGATCTCCGCGCTCAAGAATGAGCTGATCGACGCGGAGGAATTCTCTTCCACGGCCAGCGAGAACAATCCGATGGACCGGGCCGTCGCGGACGTTTATCTGGGCTACACCCAGCGCCTGCGGCAGGCGAACGCGATGGATTTCGATGACCTGATCGCGCAGGTCGTCTACATGTTCCGGGCGTTCCCCGCGCTCGCCGAGTCGTACCGGAGGCGCTTCCGCCACGTGCTCGTCGACGAGTACCAGGACACCAACCACGCGCAGTACGCCCTCGTGAAGGAGATCGTGGGCGTCGGCGACGGCGGGCCCGTGCCGCCCAGCGAGCTCACCGTGGTCGGCGACTCCGACCAGTCGATCTACGCCTTCCGCGGCGCGGACATCCGCAACATCGTGGAGTTCGAGAAGGACTACCCGGACGCCGAGGTCATCAAGCTGGAGCAGAATTACCGCTCCACGCAGAACATCCTCTCCGCCGCCAACGCCGTGATCTCCCGTAATCCGGACCGCCAGGAGAAGCGTCTCTGGACCGCCTCCGGCGACGGTCCCAAGATCATCGGTTATGTCGGCGAGAACGAGCACGAGGAAGCGGCGTTCATCGCCCGCGAGATCGACCGGCTGCAGGATGCCGAAGGGCTCCGGCCCGGCGACGTGGCGGTCTTCTACCGGACCAACGCGCAGTCGCGGTCCCTTGAGGACGTCCTGGTCCGCATGGGCCTGCCCTACAAGGTGGTCGGGGGCACGCGCTTCTATGAGCGCAAGGAGATCAAGGACGCGCTCGCCTACCTGCGGGTTTTGGTGAACCCCGACGACGACGTCAACCTCCGCCGCGTGCTCAACGAACCGAAGCGCGGGATCGGTGACCGGGCGGAGGCGGCCGTGGCATCCCTCGCCGAAAGGGAGCGCATCTCCTTCATGGCCGCGGCGCGCCGGGCCGACGAGGCCCCCGCCATGGCGACGCGGTCGGTCAATGCGGTGCTGGGCTTCGTGAAGCTCATGGACGATCTGGCCGAGGTCGCCTCGGGGTCCGGGGCCGTGGCCGCGCTGGAAGCCGTGCTCGAGCAGACCGGATACCTGGCGGCGCTCCGCCTGAGCACCGATCCGCAGGATGAATCCCGAGTGGAGAACCTCGCGGAGCTCGTGGCCGTGATCCGGGAGTTCCAGAACGAGAACCCGGACGGCACGCTCGGCGATTTCCTGGAGCAGGTGTCGCTCGTGGCCGACGCTGACCAGATCCCGGACACTCCGGGTGACGTCGATGAGGCCGTCGCCGAGGCCCGGCGGCTGGGCGTCGTCACGCTCATGACCCTGCACACCGCCAAGGGCCTGGAGTTCCCGGTGGTGTTCCTGACCGGCATGGAGCACGGCATCTTCCCGCACGCCCGGTCCGCGACGGATCCCAAGGAGCTGGCGGAGGAGCGGCGGCTCGCGTATGTGGGCCTGACCCGTGCCCGTCAGCGGCTGTACGTGACCCGGTCGGAGGTGCGCAGCCTGTGGGGCCAGAGTCAGTACAACCCGGCGAGTCAGTTCCTCGACGAGATCCCCGGCGAACTGATCCAGTGGGAACGCGAGGGCACGGCACGGCCCGTGAACCCCGGCTGGGCGAACGACGGCATCGGCAGCAGCCGTTATGGCGGTTCGTACTGGGGCGCGGGGACCTCGCGGAACGCGCGGGGCGCGGCGGCCAGCAGCACGGCCGGTTTCGACGCGGACGTGCCGGCCTCCGTGGTGCGGGGCCGCGTGCAGCCTCAGAAGGAGGTCATCAGCGTCTCACCCGGGGACCGCGTGAACCACAACGCCTTCGGTGAGGGCGTCGTGCTGAGCGTCGAAGGCGCCGGCGACAAGAGCGTGGCCAAGGTGCGATTTCCGGTGGGGGAGAAGCGCCTCCTGCTGCGGTACGCGCCGGTGACGAAGGTGGACGGCTGA
- a CDS encoding nucleotidyltransferase family protein: protein MSTWVATAYGALDLRDWEDNRSGIEVMVLPCVPSEPIGLAGENAALWCRLVAGPVDDADLDEAQRDLVREYAEAGIASADSGHAARIRELSPPWLVSPLHELVYALVASVARDERIGVVFIKGPVLHQQGLRDRAHSGDVDVWVDPSDVDRLVAGLQEWGWRIFLDIWHGTDVHHSVTLKPDEWGCELDLHRSFPGLTETGGSVFGTLASGATTLVAAGVPISVPNRTDNAVIHAVHTARPTLGVDDEKSRFEQVEEILTLGGPDVVAAAARLGATSVLRTPLLRAYPSAVLGDETALPANWNWRLQPTRLGGYLMLLRGASWRDRFILGRRLLWPPRESLIEYEAGVDSESEHLVLVRLRRLRRLVMGLVRKRRK, encoded by the coding sequence ATGAGCACCTGGGTCGCGACCGCCTACGGCGCGCTCGACCTCCGGGACTGGGAGGACAACCGGTCCGGGATCGAGGTGATGGTCCTCCCGTGCGTCCCGTCCGAACCGATCGGCCTTGCCGGTGAGAACGCCGCGCTGTGGTGCCGGCTCGTCGCAGGACCGGTCGACGACGCCGACCTCGACGAGGCGCAGCGCGACCTCGTGCGGGAGTACGCAGAAGCCGGCATCGCCTCCGCGGACAGCGGTCACGCCGCGCGGATCCGTGAGCTGAGCCCACCCTGGCTCGTCTCGCCCCTGCACGAGCTGGTCTATGCGCTGGTCGCGAGTGTCGCCCGCGATGAGCGGATCGGCGTGGTCTTCATCAAGGGGCCGGTCCTTCACCAGCAGGGGCTCCGTGATCGGGCGCATTCCGGCGACGTGGACGTCTGGGTCGACCCGTCCGACGTCGACCGCCTGGTGGCCGGCCTGCAGGAATGGGGCTGGCGGATCTTCCTGGACATCTGGCACGGCACCGACGTCCATCACTCCGTGACCCTCAAGCCGGACGAATGGGGCTGCGAGCTCGACCTGCACCGGAGCTTCCCCGGCCTGACCGAGACGGGAGGCTCCGTGTTCGGAACGCTGGCATCCGGCGCGACGACCCTGGTGGCCGCCGGCGTGCCCATCTCCGTGCCGAACCGCACGGACAACGCCGTGATCCATGCCGTGCACACCGCGCGTCCCACACTGGGGGTCGACGATGAGAAGTCACGCTTCGAGCAGGTCGAGGAGATCCTCACGCTGGGAGGACCCGACGTCGTCGCGGCAGCCGCCCGGCTCGGCGCCACCAGCGTCCTGCGGACACCCCTGCTCCGGGCCTATCCTTCGGCCGTTCTCGGTGACGAGACCGCTCTTCCGGCGAACTGGAACTGGCGCCTGCAGCCGACCCGGCTCGGCGGCTATCTGATGCTGCTGCGCGGCGCGTCGTGGCGGGACCGGTTCATTCTGGGACGTCGGCTGCTGTGGCCGCCGCGCGAGTCCCTGATCGAGTACGAAGCCGGCGTGGACAGCGAGAGCGAGCACCTGGTGCTCGTCCGGCTGCGCCGCCTGAGGCGGCTCGTCATGGGCCTCGTCCGCAAGCGACGGAAGTAG
- a CDS encoding lipopolysaccharide biosynthesis protein encodes MNTRSKSGRGLLQLLTGTVGAQVLTFAALPLISRLYTPESFGQYSLVLSLAAIATPLATLRLESATLLPQDTSHVRSITGVALGAILVIGVVYSGAVFALSSFGVSGLNVSFGLAVWIFVFTVLMAVFELLTRLTLRKKLYSTVATRTFLRSAATVAPQLGLSVGPAQAIPGLLIGALIGHLAGLGVMVKSTKEFLCRPRLHDVRTVWRRYWRFPVVFAPSALLNAFGLQLPLVFFIAHFGIGPGGQVGMADKLISVPVTLVAATIGQVFAGEAADRIRSGGAGLNRLFLRFSALLAAGGLVVGVAAATLAESVLPWILGSQWTTAGMVVQTLALNAAIRLVASPLSQILILLEKSLLNTILDVTRAVLMVISFSLVTALSLSLTQATFLVYTAMAVTYFVTWICCAVLAHKADPGKGKRVQLSQ; translated from the coding sequence ATGAACACTCGCAGTAAGAGCGGCAGGGGACTTCTTCAACTGCTGACCGGCACCGTCGGTGCTCAGGTGCTCACTTTTGCGGCTCTGCCGCTGATTTCCCGGCTTTACACTCCGGAGAGCTTCGGCCAGTATTCCCTCGTTCTTTCTCTTGCGGCGATCGCCACGCCCCTGGCGACGCTGCGGCTGGAATCCGCCACCCTTCTTCCGCAGGACACTTCACACGTCCGCTCGATCACGGGAGTCGCCCTCGGCGCCATCCTGGTGATCGGCGTCGTGTATTCGGGAGCCGTTTTCGCTCTGAGTTCATTCGGCGTCTCCGGCCTGAACGTGTCCTTCGGTCTGGCCGTCTGGATCTTCGTCTTCACGGTGCTCATGGCCGTCTTCGAGCTGCTGACCCGGCTCACGCTGAGGAAGAAGCTGTACAGCACCGTCGCGACGCGCACGTTCCTGCGGTCTGCCGCGACCGTGGCACCGCAGCTCGGTCTGAGCGTGGGCCCGGCACAGGCGATTCCCGGGCTGCTCATCGGAGCGTTGATCGGACACCTGGCGGGGCTCGGGGTGATGGTGAAGAGCACCAAGGAGTTCCTCTGCCGGCCCCGGCTCCACGATGTGCGGACTGTCTGGCGCCGGTACTGGCGCTTCCCGGTGGTCTTCGCCCCGTCCGCGCTGCTGAACGCCTTCGGGCTGCAGCTTCCCCTGGTCTTCTTCATCGCCCACTTCGGGATCGGTCCGGGCGGCCAGGTCGGCATGGCGGACAAGCTCATCTCGGTGCCCGTCACGCTCGTGGCGGCGACGATCGGCCAGGTCTTCGCGGGCGAGGCCGCAGACCGGATCCGGTCCGGGGGAGCGGGCCTCAACAGACTCTTCCTGCGCTTCAGCGCACTCCTCGCGGCCGGGGGCCTGGTGGTCGGCGTCGCGGCGGCGACCCTTGCCGAGAGCGTGCTGCCGTGGATCCTCGGCTCGCAGTGGACCACCGCAGGCATGGTGGTGCAGACCCTTGCCCTCAACGCAGCCATCCGGCTCGTCGCGAGCCCGCTGAGCCAAATCCTCATCCTCCTAGAGAAGTCGCTCCTCAACACGATCCTCGACGTGACCCGGGCGGTCCTGATGGTGATCTCCTTCTCGCTGGTCACCGCACTCTCACTGTCGCTCACGCAGGCGACGTTCCTGGTCTACACGGCCATGGCCGTGACCTACTTCGTCACCTGGATCTGCTGCGCCGTGCTCGCTCACAAGGCAGACCCTGGAAAGGGGAAACGTGTTCAGCTCTCGCAGTAG
- a CDS encoding WecB/TagA/CpsF family glycosyltransferase, giving the protein MSPESTGKDVTAGPPAASRTAHAHPSPLLSVHRGEARIFGRPVFTGDMSSFLDTLDDHAKDDVPHLAVTANVDHIIDLEGGSPLVDAYHEASLRTVDGAPLLWLLRKLGARDLHRITGADLITTTCREGAIRAWTVAIVGGADDVLEAAVRNLRAEHPRTTIVGIPAPMLGTPGDPAGREIVDALNELNPDIVFLCLGAPKQESWFLHWRPELPAAVYIGAGAAVDFAAGHKKRAPRPVQRIGLEWTWRLAQEFRRLAPRYLIKGPRFLRITRRTLRSGAEAGASSSSTTGPSGTPPVTPSSDSLKGGS; this is encoded by the coding sequence ATGAGCCCTGAATCAACCGGCAAGGATGTCACCGCCGGACCGCCCGCGGCCTCGCGGACAGCCCACGCCCACCCGTCCCCCTTGCTCTCGGTTCACCGGGGTGAAGCCCGGATCTTCGGCAGGCCGGTCTTCACCGGTGACATGTCGAGCTTCCTCGACACGCTGGACGACCACGCCAAGGACGATGTGCCCCATCTCGCCGTGACGGCGAACGTCGACCACATCATCGATCTGGAGGGTGGGAGCCCGCTGGTCGACGCGTACCACGAGGCGTCCCTCCGGACCGTCGACGGCGCGCCTCTCCTCTGGCTCCTCAGGAAGCTCGGGGCCCGGGATCTGCACCGCATCACGGGCGCCGACCTGATCACCACGACGTGCCGGGAAGGCGCCATCAGGGCATGGACGGTCGCCATCGTGGGCGGCGCCGACGACGTGCTCGAAGCCGCGGTCCGCAATCTGCGTGCCGAGCACCCCCGGACGACGATCGTGGGCATCCCCGCCCCGATGCTGGGCACCCCCGGGGATCCCGCAGGCCGGGAGATCGTCGACGCGCTCAACGAACTGAACCCTGACATCGTGTTCCTGTGCCTGGGCGCGCCCAAACAGGAGTCCTGGTTCCTGCACTGGCGACCCGAGCTGCCGGCGGCCGTCTACATCGGCGCCGGAGCGGCCGTCGATTTCGCCGCGGGACACAAGAAACGGGCTCCGCGCCCGGTGCAGCGGATCGGGCTCGAGTGGACGTGGCGTCTGGCTCAGGAGTTCCGCCGCCTCGCCCCGCGGTATCTGATCAAGGGGCCTCGGTTCCTGCGGATCACCCGCCGGACGTTGCGCTCGGGCGCCGAGGCCGGCGCCTCGTCGTCGAGCACCACGGGGCCGAGCGGCACTCCGCCCGTCACGCCGTCGTCGGACAGCCTGAAAGGCGGCTCGTGA
- a CDS encoding glycosyltransferase family 4 protein: MFSSRSSRRRQRKIAFVLLQEGRLGGLERRLMRLAAHLIGRGVPLTVFTSKAAFATIQDAGIRIDSGHVVFVDSALAARALGARGALRLGLLGRVFPSLLSGRYRHVHLVHDPGNLSTLFARLSSLIPPFSLTVADSRHSYGDEHLPPLVKAAAVDCLSEDIADHVRRHLPRLDGPGPSESLVKVAPCSFADYPAVIPPYESRGIDVVFAARFTTGKGLDLLERMEPLPTGISLHVLGQPASGPDGFTPAVDGAEVYFAPNLPSVLGRARVFLSLQDEENYPSQSLLEAMSVGCAVVATDVGLTRKLVDETTGLLIPRSPKALREAILRLTDDPAWAESLGAAGAVKVRAEHTIDRFADYFIDEVLTGS; this comes from the coding sequence GTGTTCAGCTCTCGCAGTAGTCGGCGTCGTCAGCGGAAGATCGCTTTCGTCCTCCTGCAGGAAGGACGGCTCGGAGGCCTGGAACGACGACTCATGCGACTGGCCGCTCATCTGATCGGCCGTGGGGTGCCCCTGACCGTCTTCACGTCGAAAGCAGCGTTCGCGACCATCCAGGACGCGGGCATCCGCATCGACTCCGGTCACGTCGTGTTCGTGGACTCGGCCTTGGCGGCACGCGCTCTGGGCGCCCGGGGAGCACTCCGCCTGGGCCTCCTGGGCAGGGTGTTCCCAAGCCTTCTGAGCGGCCGGTACCGCCATGTCCACCTCGTCCATGATCCCGGCAACCTGAGCACCCTGTTCGCCCGGCTGTCTTCGCTCATCCCGCCGTTCTCGCTGACCGTCGCCGACTCACGGCACAGCTACGGCGACGAGCACCTGCCCCCGCTGGTCAAGGCGGCCGCCGTCGACTGCCTTTCCGAGGACATCGCCGACCACGTGCGCCGGCACCTCCCGCGACTGGACGGTCCAGGGCCGTCCGAGAGCCTCGTCAAGGTCGCACCCTGCAGTTTCGCCGATTACCCGGCCGTCATTCCGCCGTACGAGTCGCGCGGCATCGATGTGGTGTTCGCGGCGAGGTTCACCACCGGCAAGGGACTGGACCTTCTGGAGCGGATGGAGCCGCTTCCGACGGGCATCAGCCTGCATGTGCTCGGTCAGCCGGCGTCGGGACCCGACGGGTTCACGCCGGCCGTCGACGGCGCCGAGGTGTACTTCGCGCCGAATCTTCCGTCCGTGCTGGGGCGGGCGCGCGTCTTCCTGAGTCTCCAGGACGAGGAGAACTACCCGTCACAGTCGCTCCTGGAGGCGATGTCGGTGGGCTGTGCCGTCGTGGCCACCGACGTCGGCCTCACGCGCAAGCTCGTCGACGAGACCACCGGCCTGCTGATCCCGAGGTCGCCGAAGGCGCTGCGGGAGGCGATCCTGCGCTTGACGGACGATCCCGCCTGGGCGGAGTCCTTGGGGGCGGCCGGCGCCGTCAAGGTGAGGGCGGAGCACACCATCGATCGCTTCGCCGACTACTTCATCGACGAGGTCCTGACAGGGTCCTGA
- a CDS encoding sugar transferase, which translates to MRMRLLDLLCIVLAVSGAYTIRFGSEDDASLRSQRTDYSYVTVSLLLIIAWWVALEYAGSRDTKFIGTGIEEYRRVTATSLWLFGAVAVFSYVFQLQTARGYVAVALPLGVIFLVISRWFQRKALQKTRREGLNLHRVLLIGASSSVEHLNSKLEQHIVSGYKPVAAVLTDTGSVRGDLSVINAAPSVDLVLDAIDRSGADTVAISSGGELDPTFLRHLGWALSAREVGMIMAPALTDISGPRIHMQPVAGLPLIHVTTPKLEGMKAIAKRVFDLVTASLLLLILAIPMAIVALLVRLDSPGPALFFQERVGKRGEPFKMIKFRSMRTDAEALLVNLQEQSEGNGVLFKMKKDPRVTRVGSWIRRFSLDELPQLFNVLNGTMSLVGPRPPLSREVALYDNFAHRRLLVKPGITGLWQVSGRSDLSWEESIRLDLYYVENWSLAQDLLILAKTALAVVGKDGAY; encoded by the coding sequence ATGCGCATGCGTCTCCTGGACCTTCTCTGCATCGTGCTCGCCGTGAGCGGCGCCTATACGATCCGTTTCGGTTCGGAGGACGACGCTTCACTGCGCAGCCAGCGGACCGATTACTCCTATGTCACGGTTTCGCTGCTGCTGATCATCGCGTGGTGGGTGGCCCTGGAATACGCGGGCTCCCGTGACACGAAATTCATCGGCACGGGCATCGAGGAATACCGCCGGGTCACGGCCACCTCGCTGTGGCTCTTCGGCGCCGTCGCGGTGTTCTCCTACGTCTTCCAGCTGCAGACCGCCCGCGGCTATGTCGCCGTCGCACTGCCCCTCGGAGTGATCTTCCTGGTCATCTCGCGCTGGTTCCAACGGAAAGCGCTCCAGAAGACCCGCCGCGAAGGCCTGAATCTTCACCGGGTGCTCCTCATCGGGGCGTCGTCCAGTGTGGAGCACCTGAACAGCAAGCTGGAGCAGCACATCGTCTCCGGGTACAAGCCGGTCGCCGCCGTTCTGACGGACACCGGGAGCGTGCGCGGCGACCTGTCGGTCATCAACGCCGCCCCCTCGGTCGATCTGGTCCTGGACGCGATCGACCGCTCCGGCGCTGACACCGTGGCCATCTCCAGCGGTGGTGAGCTGGACCCCACTTTCCTGCGCCACCTGGGCTGGGCGCTGTCCGCGCGCGAGGTGGGCATGATCATGGCCCCCGCCCTGACGGACATCTCCGGCCCCAGGATTCACATGCAGCCGGTGGCCGGGCTGCCGCTCATCCACGTGACCACGCCGAAGCTCGAGGGCATGAAGGCCATCGCCAAGCGGGTGTTCGACCTCGTCACAGCCTCCCTGCTGCTCCTGATCCTGGCGATCCCCATGGCGATCGTCGCCCTTCTGGTCAGGCTGGACAGTCCGGGCCCCGCCTTGTTCTTCCAGGAGCGCGTCGGCAAGCGCGGCGAGCCCTTCAAGATGATCAAGTTCCGGTCCATGCGCACGGACGCCGAGGCGCTGCTGGTCAACCTCCAGGAGCAGAGCGAAGGCAACGGCGTGCTCTTCAAGATGAAGAAGGACCCGCGGGTCACCCGCGTGGGTTCGTGGATCCGCCGCTTCTCGCTGGACGAGCTTCCCCAGCTCTTCAATGTCCTCAACGGAACGATGAGTCTCGTGGGACCCCGGCCGCCGCTCTCCCGCGAAGTCGCCCTGTACGACAATTTCGCCCATCGCCGCCTCCTGGTGAAGCCCGGGATCACCGGCCTCTGGCAGGTCAGCGGCCGCAGTGATCTCTCCTGGGAGGAATCGATCCGGCTCGATCTGTACTACGTGGAGAATTGGTCCTTGGCTCAGGATCTGCTCATTCTGGCGAAAACCGCCCTGGCCGTGGTGGGGAAAGACGGAGCCTACTAG